A window of the Henningerozyma blattae CBS 6284 chromosome 10, complete genome genome harbors these coding sequences:
- the RBK1 gene encoding putative ribokinase (similar to Saccharomyces cerevisiae RBK1 (YCR036W); ancestral locus Anc_1.138): protein MGITVIGSLNYDLVTYTDLVPSSGETIRANKFETHPGGKGSNQCNSIAKLKSKNLDYKVKMIGSVGNDSFGTQLVDLLKQNNVDVTDLAVLDNYQTGIATILVEEATGQNRILIAEGANGQSVYTPTQLEKLFPQSLQSLQNDEQDEYIVFQHEIPDPCSIMKWLKENRSTYQIIYNPSPFKKLSREQWLLSDILVVNEIEAMQIVESVYPKEEHTAYKLAIEKNFIEAYKTLCTDFQKKLVNQQNSATVIITLGSRGVLFCSKNEPTVGYLPAVSGIKVVDTTGAGDTFLGGIVSQLYEKKSLADAALFATTASSLAIQKRGAAESIPTHLQVLTTIKQ from the coding sequence ATGGGTATTACAGTTATCGGatctttaaattatgaCCTGGTCACTTATACAGATCTTGTTCCATCATCAGGTGAAACCATTAGAGCAAACAAGTTTGAGACTCATCCAGGTGGTAAAGGTTCAAACCAATGTAATTCAATtgcaaaattaaaatccaAAAATTTGGATTATAAAGTAAAAATGATTGGTTCAGTGGGTAATGATTCTTTTGGTACTCAGTTAGTTGATCTCTTAAAGCAAAATAATGTTGACGTGACAGATTTAGCAGTGTTGGACAATTATCAAACTGGTATTGCCACAATTTTAGTAGAAGAAGCCACAGGTCAAAATAGAATCTTGATTGCAGAAGGTGCTAATGGTCAATCTGTCTATACCCCGAcacaattagaaaaattgtTTCCTCAGTCATTACAGTCATTACAAAACGATGAACAGGATGAATATATCGTCTTTCAACATGAAATCCCTGATCCTTGTTCAATCATGAAATGGTTGAAAGAAAATAGGTCAACGTATCAAATCATTTATAATCCTTCTCCTTTCAAAAAACTATCAAGGGAACAATGGTTATTATCAGATATTCTTGTTgttaatgaaattgaagCTATGCAAATTGTTGAAAGTGTATATCCAAAGGAAGAACATACTGCTTATAAATTagcaattgaaaaaaattttattgaagCTTATAAGACATTGTGTACagattttcaaaagaagTTGGTTAATCAACAAAATAGTGCCACAGTTATTATAACTCTTGGGTCAAGGGGTGTCTTATTCTGTTCAAAAAATGAACCTACTGTAGGCTATTTACCAGCTGTTTCTGGAATTAAAGTTGTAGATACTACTGGAGCTGGGGATACCTTCTTAGGTGGTATTGTAAGTCaattatatgaaaaaaaaagtttggCAGATGCTGCCTTGTTTGCAACAACAGCAAGTTCTTTAGCTATTCAAAAAAGAGGTGCTGCAGAAAGTATTCCAACACATCTTCAAGTACTTACTACGATAAAGcaataa